In Pseudorasbora parva isolate DD20220531a chromosome 1, ASM2467924v1, whole genome shotgun sequence, the DNA window ATTACATGGCTATAAAGGAACTGTatataagaaatgtatttcaatttatcataaaatggccctgatatgtctctagacattaagaaatcttgttaattttaaatactttaacagtagtccggccaggatattgtcatttaaaagttgttgtcgcagccctcaactgatgttgatgttgacatgtgttttggcctgaagctccaccctccacctatcgaccaatcacaaagtcagtagtgttttggcatccgggttgccagatctgctctagttaccacagctgcagctataAACGtccctgctggatcctgcagccgatctggcaacctcaaatcaggggggagagggagaggggatgCACCACTCTACTATCaattgaaagtgattgcagtaccagctttggccacaatcttacatacacttactttaaatgttttttttttttttttaactaaaaaactaaaataatattttattgttatctaaaaatatctaaattaaaaacatgccaaatatcaGTGGAATAAAAAAATTCCTGGAATTGAAAAATTCCAATCCAAAATTCCAATTTTTTAAATGGAATTGAAAAATCCTTGCCAGATGAAAGTCACGTCACACTTCTAATACATTTCTAATAGTCAGATGTGTTTtaaacttgatttttttttttttgattccttttccttttttattgaGAACACTCTTATTTGTCATTGACCCTAATGCAGATATCCACAGCCAGTAATGGACAAAGTTAATGAGATGGCAGAAGGAATGACTGTGGTTGAGGCCCCTGAGCGAAAAACTAGAGATGAAATCATGGGAAAAACTAAAAGACCTGCAGCTTCAGGTAAATGGACTTTAATGTgtgttattaaaataatatcacaTCCTACATTAATTTATAGGTAGCTAATACAATCAGTTACAAATCATGGTCCCAATTTATATAGGgagtctttaaaggtgcagtgtgtagtatttatgaggatctattgagagaaatgcaatataatatacattactgttttttttaagtggtgtataaagaccttacataatgaaccgtggtgtttttattaccttagaatgagccctTTCTATCATCATACAActgggtccccttacagtgaagtcaccattttgcgtcgtcatgtttctacagtagccctaaaagGACAAACTGCTTTACAGAGCTCTAGCTACTCTCTGCGGTCTCagacgacatctttgtcctgtgacggccaccgtagcttctctatgggCTTACattgttacatttacatttatatttttttaaatacctgcGTATAAATACAGctgttattcatttttgttattattacacTAATGACCCTCACTTTACACTCTAACCCACcattaaacctacccataccaCCCATACCAGCagaaaaagtgttttgcaattcAATATgagtatttgtacttttttgATGAAAAGATAGTAGTACTTTTTTGATGAAAGGATGGTATTCAAGGACACCTAATGTATAGTCTGGCCCAAATTATAAATACCTCGGGATAATGCTTGACCACGAGCTTAAACGGGACATGCTGGCATTATATAAGAATGAAAattgatatatatattgtaaataaatacactgtaaaaaaaattgttgttttaactttaaaaagtaagtaacctggttgtcttaaaattttcagtttattgaaataaaaaatttgagttgatacaatgaaggaaatttgtttaataaatagaaactcaaaatatgattttttttttaataaatcatgaaaatagcacaatttggcatgtttcactgcgtcatcagaaataaaacacacacaattacccaatatgcttacaaaatcttttaataatattttaataaaggttgtcgaatctcaatttttttaaattgtattaattcaaaattttaatttcaatgaactcaaaattttaaggcaaccaggtaacttttttctaaataattttttcagtgtagtaaaatagtaaaaaagcaatattgtaaaatataattacaatttaaaatgttttgtgtatatatatctatatatatatatatatatatatatatatatatatatatatatatatatatatatatatatatatatattattattatccttgTGGGGATATTTGGTCCCCATAGCATGGTAGGTACGCACacaaatttataaatatataataattatatatataatttatgtgtGTACCTACCTGGTTCCCTATGCTATGGGGACCAAATATCCCCACAAGGATAATAATACCAGTAAATTTTGACCtcatggggacattttttggtccccatgaagAAAGCAGCTTAAAAatcatatacagtataaaaaccattacgtctggGAAgtaccatatttttttttttttaaaacatgaaatatggaaaaaaaaatggaatgggTGTAACAATAAGGTAAGACAATGAATTAAGGGACAATGAATGAAGAACTCATAGtatattaatgtattaactagTTTATAAACTATTAACGTTTAATCGAGTTTGCAAATGATTTATAAGTGCTTTGTTACTGTATACTTATTAAGTGTTACCAAGTATtacttttgtttaaaaaaaaaaaaaccttactgACCAcacacttttgaacagtagtataaTAACTATAGCagtattttaaagggttagttcaccgaaaaatgaatattctgtcatgaattacttaccctaatgtcgttcgacacccgcaagacccgtaatgaagatatttttgttgaaatccgatggctcagaaaggcctacattgacaccaatgtcatttcctctctcaagacccataaaggcactaaagacgtctttacaaagcccatctcactacagtgattctacaataattttattaagcaatgagaatagtttttgtgcgcaaaaaaacgaaaaataacgacttatatagtgatgatctgaattcaaaacaatgttttgagCGGTCctgaatcagcatattggttcatgattcggattgccagagtcacgtgatttcagcagtttggcagtttgacacgcgatccgaatcctgaatcaatacactgattcataactgttcgaaACATTGTTTTTCAAAAcccgaaggtcttacgggtgtcgaatgacattagggtaagaattctctcattaattattcatttttgggtgaactaaccctttaagaactttttatttttcagaaCTGGATCCTGATTACCAGGGTAAGAAGGCTAAACCTAATGATACAGATGTTAAAGCTCATGCAAAGAGTGTTGGGCGTCCAGCTGCCAGTACTCTGAAATCAGGCCCTCCACCGGGGGCTCCCGCAGAACACCAGCCCTTTTTTAATCGACTCTACAAGGCCGTTGCTTGGAAGCTTGTGTCTGCTGGTGGCTTTGGCCCCAACCTGGAACACTACGAAATCTTGCGCAGTTGTGTGGAGTCATGCAAGGCCAGTCTTAGCTGTGTGTTTGTACCTCTCAAAGACATTCCTGACCTACCTATGGTACGCACCCAAAAAGAAGGCCAGGTGTGCGAACTGCGCTGCCGCACCGTCTACATGGGTACGGGCTACGGGCGTGATGAATGTGCTGCCAGGGCAATGGCCTCCAAGGAAGCACTCAAAGTATTTCAAGGGCAAAAAGTGACAGTGAAAGTTTGCCGTCGCAGGTTCCAAGGACGAGACGTCGACGATCTGGTTCTGGTGGATGAACAGTACAGGAGCCAGGTTTTCCCTCCAGCTCTCAGCTATCCCTTTCAGGAAGACCAGTAGAGCTCCATTCTGCCACAGTGATACAAAAGATATAAAGATTCAGCTGTGTAGCCGTGGAGAAGTTTCTCACTGCCTTTCCAAAGATTTTCATTTGTTCAGTTTTCAGTTATGATCATTCAGAATGGAACCATGGAAAAGAGCCGGTTTATTTAGTTGTGTTAAAGGGATCTTAAAAACAAGTGCCAGTCGGTTTTGTGGCTTGTAAAAGGCTTACTCTGTTGCTTTAGAGTCTTGTTTATGGTTTGTGGTTGTGAAGTTGAGACGGTTTAGATCTTCATGCTTTTTTAACCTCCATAACTGCAGTTGTAGTCCTATCTGACCTAAGAATAATGTTGGCAGTTtaaaaatatgctattttaatTAGTAAAATGTCATTAActtttgctttatttatttttaaacattacatTGAAAATATAGTCTGCAGTTGACAGTGATTGGATTTGTCAATAGAAAAAAATTGtcaatagaaaaaaaatcacaaaaataagTACTGAATTAATTAATGGATGTTAACGATTAATGGTTTAACTCATCTAAGATTGTTAGATCAAAATATTACAgtgaataataaaacaataataaaatacagtaaaaaaaatagtcttagcTTGATATTTAGATATCGTGGCACtgatttgttttatgttttctcCTCACTTCACATAT includes these proteins:
- the cdkn2aip gene encoding CDKN2A-interacting protein is translated as MAADRGADIVSEFLSQNPHLVNWVESLRGLCETNKQWHARREFVLRNMEVFPTIQPGTPSHNLDRLLSLSMVWANHVFLGCRYPQPVMDKVNEMAEGMTVVEAPERKTRDEIMGKTKRPAASELDPDYQGKKAKPNDTDVKAHAKSVGRPAASTLKSGPPPGAPAEHQPFFNRLYKAVAWKLVSAGGFGPNLEHYEILRSCVESCKASLSCVFVPLKDIPDLPMVRTQKEGQVCELRCRTVYMGTGYGRDECAARAMASKEALKVFQGQKVTVKVCRRRFQGRDVDDLVLVDEQYRSQVFPPALSYPFQEDQ